CGGCGTCGAAGCCGTTGTGCCCGTCCAAGTCGCCCAACGCACGGTCCTGCTCGTCGGCGAAGAGCTGCACGCGCTTGAACATTTCGTTGCGCACCATCACTCGGAAGGCGCGTTCGTTCGAGGTGAGGCGCGCGGGCTGCGGGGGGACGATGTCGTCCATCTCCTCCAGCGTGCCACCGGCTGCCAGTTTCTCCCACTCATCAAGCAGGGAGGAGTCGACCTGGCGGACCAGCTCGCCGAGCCACTCGATCAGGTCCTCGAGGTCCTCACGCAGCAGGTCCTGGGGCACCGTCTGGTTCAGCGCCTTATATGCATCGGTGAGGTAGCGCAACAGGATGCCCTCGGAACGGGTGAGCGAATAGAACGCGACGTATTCGCCGAAGCTCATCGCTCGCTCGTACATGTCCCGGACCACTGACTTCGGGGCCAGTTCAAAGTCGCCCAGCCAGGGGGCGCCCTGCCGGTAGGTCTCGAAGGCCTGCCCGAGCAGCTCGGCCAACGGCATCGGGTAGGTGACTGTTTCCAGTGCCTCCATGCGCGCGTCGTACTCCATGCCCTCGGCCTTCATCGCGCCAATTGCCTCGCCGCGGGCCTTCTTCTGCTGGGCGGAGAGCACCTGGCGTGGCTTTTCCAGCGTCGCCTCGATCACCGAGACAACATCAAGTGCGTACGAGGGCGATTCGGCGTCGAAGAGCTCCAGCGAGGCCATTGCAAACGGGGACAGTGGCTGGTTCAGGGCGAAGTTCTGCTGCAGGTGCACGGTCAGGGCCAACATGTTGCCATGTTCGTCGGGCTTCTCCAGCCGTTCGACGACGCCGGTGGCCAATAGTTCACGAAGGATGCCCAAGGCCTTGCGCATCAGCTCGCGCTTGCGGGCAGGGGGCTCGTGGTTCTCCGTCAGCAGCCGGCGCGCGGCTGCGAACGAGTCGCCGGGCCGGTCCAGCAGGTTCAGCAGCATTGAGTGGGTGACGTTGAACGAAGACGTCAGCGGCTCCGGAACGGAGACGACCATGCGGTCGTAGGTTGCCTCGCCCCAGGTGACGAATCCCTGCGGTGGCTTCTTCTTGACCACCTGGCGCAGCTTCTTTGAATCGTCGCCGAATTTGGCGTGGGCCTTCTCCATCGCCTTCTTGTTCTCCACCGCGTGCTCGGGTGCCTGCACCACCACTGTCCCGGCCGTATCGAACCCGGCCCGTCCGGCACGCCCGGCGATCTGGTGGAATTCGCGGGCATTCAACAGCCGGGTACGCACGCCGTCATACTTGGACAACGCCGTGAGCAGCACGGTGCGGATGGGTACGTTGATGCCCACACCCAGGGTATCGGTGCCGCAAATGACCTTCAGCAGCCCGGCTTGTGCAAGCTGTTCAACCAGCCGGCGGTACTTGGGCAGCATGCCTGCGTGGTGCACGCCGATGCCGTGGCGCACCAGCCTGTTCAGCGTCTTGCCGAAGCCGGAGGAGAAGCGGAACCCGGCGATCAGCTCGGAGATCCTGTCTTTTTCCTCGCGCGTGCAGACGTTGACGCTCATCAGGTTCTGCGCGCGGTCGATGGCCTCGAGCTGGCTGAAATGCACCACGTAGATCGGCACCTGCTTGGTGCTCAGCAGCTCCTCGATGGCCTCCTGCACGGGATCCTGCGAGTAGTAGTAGTGCAACGGGATGGGACGCTCGGCGTTGGCGACGGTCACCGTTGGGCGGCCGGTGCGCAGGCGCAGCTCGTCCTCGAACCTGCTCACGTCGCCCAGCGTGGCAGACATCAGCAGGAACTGGGCCTGCGGGAGCTCGAGCAGCGGCACCTGCCACGCCCAGCCGCGCTGCGGGTCCGAGTAGAAGTGGAACTCGTCCATCACCACGGGGCCCAGGTCGGCGTCCTTGCCCTCGCGCAGCGCGACGTTGGCCAGGATCTCGGCTGTACAGCAGATGATCGGGGCATCCTGGTTCACCGATGAATCACCGGTGACCATGCCGACGTTCTCGGCGCCGAAGATCTCGCACAGCGCGAAGAACTTCTCCGAGACCAGCGCCTTGATCGGCGCGGTGTAGTAGCTGCGTTCGCCGCGGGCCAGCGCGTGGAAGTGTGCCGCGACGGCCACCAGCGACTTGCCCGACCCGGTCGGCGTGGCCAGGATGACGTTGTTCCCGGCGACGATTTCCATCACCGCCTCGTCCTGTGCGGGATAGAGTCCGATGCCGCGGTCCTCCACCCACTGGATGAAGGAAGCGTAGGTGGATTCGGCGGTGGCTCCCCGTGGGGGAGTATCGGGCAGCAGCTCGGTAAGTTTCATGATGCTTCAAGCCTAGCCGCCGGAGCTCCGCCCCGCCGAAGGACACAGGGCACAGCGCGGGATTAGGCTGGGGCCATGAAATGGGATCCCGCCCGGTACGTCCAGTTCGCCGACCACCGCAACCGTCCGTTCTTTGATTTGACCGGGCGCATCACCGCCGAGGCGCCGCACCTGGTGGTGGATCTGGGCTGCGGACCCGGGAACCTGACCCGTTCGCTGGCCGGGCGCTGGCCCGGCGCGCACGTGCGCGGCCTTGATGCCTCCGTGGAGATGGTAGCCGCCGCCGGTGAGCGGCAGCAGGCGCCGAATCTGGAATTCGGCCAGGGCGATGCCACCACCTGGATGCCGGAACCGGGTACCGACGTCGTCGTCTCCAACGCGATGCTGCAGTGGATCCCGGGGCATCGCGAGCTGATAGGGCGCTGGCTCGGCGCGCTTGCGCCGGGTGCCTGGTTCGCCGCGCAGGTTCCGGGAAATTTCGGCTCCGCCTCACACACGATTATGCGCACCCTGGCTGATTCCCCGCGCTGGGCCCCGCTGCTGGCCGGAGTGCTGCCCCACGGGGACGCCGTGGGTGGACCGGCGGAGTACCTGGGCCTGCTGCTCGATGCCGGCTTCGAGTCGGACGTCTGGGAAACCACGTACTCGCAGGTGCTCGCCGGTCCGGATCCAGTGCTGGATTGGGTGCGTGGCACGGCGCTGCGCCCGGTGCTGGAAAGGCTCGGCCCGTCCGCTGCCGCCGAGTTCGAAGCCGAGTACTCCAGGCTGGCGGTGGAGGCCTACCCGCCGTTCCCGGGTCCCGATGGAAAGCAGCTGACGCTCTTCCCGTTCCGGAGGATCTTCATGGTCGGGCGTAAGAAGTAGCTCCGCCTAGACTGGAAGCATGCGAAAGTTACTGCCCGCCCTGGCTGCCCTTGCCCTGATGCTGACCGCCTGCGGTCCCAGCCAGGTCGATTTCCGCAAGGCAGACCTCAATGGCGAAACGGCCTGCATCCATTTCGGTCCCGAGGGCGCCGACGGCAGCAGTTCGGTCACCGCGCTGAATCGCGAGAAGGCAGCGGAACACGCATCGAAGGCGAGCACCGAAGCCCTCCGGGCCCTGGTGGAGGCCGATGCCAAAGGCAACCCGGTCATCAACGACGCGCATGCCTTCCGCCTGGCCTGCGAAGAAGCAGGCCATAACTACTAACGAGGCTTCGCGGTTGCATCTGCACCGCTGAGGTTATTACTTGCACCATGTTGGTTGGAATTAAGTTGATCCCGTGGCCCTTGGACGGGCGGGATCAGAGGGGGAAAATCGGAAATGCTGCGTAAGGCAGATAACGTCACGATGACGCACCAGGTACGTTTCTGGAAGAAGGCAGCGCCGGCAAGGCTGAGCATCGGCGCAAACACGTACCAGGTCGGCAGGCTGACTAGCGCCGAATTTAGCGGCATCCAGCATCGCCAGATGCAGTACCCCATGTCAGTGACCACCATCGAGGGCAGGAAGTACTGGCAATTCCAAAACCAGTACTACTGGGACGATGAAGGGCTCAGCGCAGTTCAGGTCCATGCCTTGCTCACGCCCCGCCAGACGGGCCGCCAACGGCAGCACGGCACTACTCCGGCCACCGCCGATCTGTCGGTGACGCCGCCGAACGCCGCCGTTTTGACTGCCGTTTCCGACGACGCCAAGCAGTACATCTGGGCCCGGGACGATGGGCGGTGCAGAAAGTGCGGTGCGACAGCCGACCTGCAACTGGACCACATCATCCCGCTAGCCAAGGGTGGAAGTCGAAACGCCGATAATCTCCAGGTGCTCTGTTGCTCCTGCAACAGGGCCAAGACCTCCGGGCTGCCGGCCGGCCGCTGATTCAAGCCGCCCAGGTTCAGCTCCCTCCCGGGAGCGGTGAACCGCTCCCGGACCTCGAAGGCACCGGCGGCCAGGCGGGCGGTGCCGGGCCGTCGGTGCCGCGGGCTACCAGCCGCGCAGCCGCCATTCGGCCAGGTGCGGGCGTTCGGCACCCAGCGTGGTGGTTTTGCCGTGGCCGGGGAGCACGATGGCATCGTCGGGGTAGACGCCGAAAATCCGGGACTCCACGTCGTTCAACAGCGAGGTGAAGCGCGCCGGGTCCTGCTGCGTGTTGCCCACGCCGCCGGGGAAGAGCGAGTCGCCGCTGAAGATCACTGTGGTGCCGTCGGAGTCGCGCAGTACTAGCGCGATGGAGCCGGGCGTATGCCCGCGCAGGTGCACGGAGGTCAGGTCGAAGCCCTCGAAGTTGCCCACGTCCCCGTGGCCCAGCAGCACGTCGGTGCCCACGCCGGTCTGTTCCTTGATGGATGCGACATCCTCCACGCCGGCCGCGGTCTGCGCGCCGGTATGGGCGACCATGTCGGCCAGCGCGCGGACGTGGTCCCAGTGCTGGTGGGTGGTGGCGATGAGCGCGGGCCGGATGGCCTTCTCCGAGTCGGCCTCGGCGTCGGCGAAGAGCGACTTGATCGCCTCCGGGTCGGCGGCGGCATCGATCAGCACCTGCGCGCCGGTGGCCTTCGCGGTGATCAGGTACACGTTGTTCGCCATCTCCGAGACGACGGCGCGGCGGATGGTGACATCGGACAGGTCATGCAGCAGTGTCGAATTCTCGCTCATGCGCCCAGCATACGCGGCCCGGGCGCCCACCCGGCTGTAGGCTGGGCCGACGACCTGAACCGCCGCCCCACCTGTCCTTCCGGGCACCTGTCCTTCCAGAGGGAACGGGAGCGGTGAATGAGATGCAACCTGCGGGGGAGCGGATGACCGAAGAAAACGTGCTGGGTTTCCTGTCCATCGAGTCGGGCTCGGCCCATGCGCCGTATGACCAGATCCGGCAGGGCATCCTTCAGGCCATCGGCGACGGGCGGCTGGTGGCAGGGACCCGGCTGCCGAGCGTGCGTGCGCTCGCCGGAGCCCTGGGCGTCGCTGTGAATACCGTTGCCCGCTCATACAAGGAGCTTGAGGCCGCCGGGGTTGTGGCCACGCAGGGCCGGCACGGGACCCGGGTGCTGGCGGCCGGGGATGCCTCGGCCGCGCACCTGCAGGCCGCTGCGCAGGTGTTCGCGCAGGCCGCGCAGGCCTGGGGCATCGAGGGGGAAGCGGCACTGGACTACGTCCGGGCCGCGCTGGCCTCCCGCTGAAGGCCGGCAAACCGGTCGCGGCCGGTGCCGAAACGCGGGCGGCTCCGGAGCTGGACGGCATCGATGCGCGGGCGCGGGCGTCTCATTGGTCACATCGAATAAGCGTTCGAATGGTTTGTGGTTTAGCATGAAAGATGTGGCTACTTCCCGCTCCCTGGAGCACACCGAGACCCCCCGGCCCCACGACCTGACCCGTCTGGTCGTCAAGGGTGCCCGAGAACACAACCTGAAGAACGTCGACCTGGACCTGCCGCGCGATGCGATGATCGTGTTCACCGGCCTGTCCGGCTCGGGCAAGTCCTCGCTGGCGTTCGACACGATCTTCGCCGAGGGCCAGCGCCGCTACGTCGAGTCGCTCTCCGCGTATGCGCGCCAGTTCCTGGGCCAGGTGGACAAGCCCGATGTCGACTTCATCGAGGGACTCTCCCCGGCCGTCTCCATCGACCAGAAGTCCACCTCGAAGAACCCGCGCTCCACCGTCGGCACGATCACCGAGATCTACGACTACATGCGCCTGCTCTGGGCCCGCGTGGGCCGCCCGCACTGCCCCACCTGTGGCGAACCGGTCAGCAAGCAGACCGCGCAGCAGATCGTCGACCAGCTGCTGGAACTGCCGGAGAAGACCCGCTTCCAGGTCCTGGCACCGGTGGTCCGCGGCCGCAAG
Above is a window of Paeniglutamicibacter cryotolerans DNA encoding:
- a CDS encoding GntR family transcriptional regulator — protein: MTEENVLGFLSIESGSAHAPYDQIRQGILQAIGDGRLVAGTRLPSVRALAGALGVAVNTVARSYKELEAAGVVATQGRHGTRVLAAGDASAAHLQAAAQVFAQAAQAWGIEGEAALDYVRAALASR
- a CDS encoding HNH endonuclease → MLRKADNVTMTHQVRFWKKAAPARLSIGANTYQVGRLTSAEFSGIQHRQMQYPMSVTTIEGRKYWQFQNQYYWDDEGLSAVQVHALLTPRQTGRQRQHGTTPATADLSVTPPNAAVLTAVSDDAKQYIWARDDGRCRKCGATADLQLDHIIPLAKGGSRNADNLQVLCCSCNRAKTSGLPAGR
- a CDS encoding DEAD/DEAH box helicase, with product MKLTELLPDTPPRGATAESTYASFIQWVEDRGIGLYPAQDEAVMEIVAGNNVILATPTGSGKSLVAVAAHFHALARGERSYYTAPIKALVSEKFFALCEIFGAENVGMVTGDSSVNQDAPIICCTAEILANVALREGKDADLGPVVMDEFHFYSDPQRGWAWQVPLLELPQAQFLLMSATLGDVSRFEDELRLRTGRPTVTVANAERPIPLHYYYSQDPVQEAIEELLSTKQVPIYVVHFSQLEAIDRAQNLMSVNVCTREEKDRISELIAGFRFSSGFGKTLNRLVRHGIGVHHAGMLPKYRRLVEQLAQAGLLKVICGTDTLGVGINVPIRTVLLTALSKYDGVRTRLLNAREFHQIAGRAGRAGFDTAGTVVVQAPEHAVENKKAMEKAHAKFGDDSKKLRQVVKKKPPQGFVTWGEATYDRMVVSVPEPLTSSFNVTHSMLLNLLDRPGDSFAAARRLLTENHEPPARKRELMRKALGILRELLATGVVERLEKPDEHGNMLALTVHLQQNFALNQPLSPFAMASLELFDAESPSYALDVVSVIEATLEKPRQVLSAQQKKARGEAIGAMKAEGMEYDARMEALETVTYPMPLAELLGQAFETYRQGAPWLGDFELAPKSVVRDMYERAMSFGEYVAFYSLTRSEGILLRYLTDAYKALNQTVPQDLLREDLEDLIEWLGELVRQVDSSLLDEWEKLAAGGTLEEMDDIVPPQPARLTSNERAFRVMVRNEMFKRVQLFADEQDRALGDLDGHNGFDADTWAEAMDAYFDEHDDIDDGPGGRGPDLLVITRTPTIWKVRQIFKDPADHNDWGIDATVNLADSDEAGTAIITVTGVGRLG
- a CDS encoding MBL fold metallo-hydrolase encodes the protein MSENSTLLHDLSDVTIRRAVVSEMANNVYLITAKATGAQVLIDAAADPEAIKSLFADAEADSEKAIRPALIATTHQHWDHVRALADMVAHTGAQTAAGVEDVASIKEQTGVGTDVLLGHGDVGNFEGFDLTSVHLRGHTPGSIALVLRDSDGTTVIFSGDSLFPGGVGNTQQDPARFTSLLNDVESRIFGVYPDDAIVLPGHGKTTTLGAERPHLAEWRLRGW
- a CDS encoding trans-aconitate 2-methyltransferase — encoded protein: MKWDPARYVQFADHRNRPFFDLTGRITAEAPHLVVDLGCGPGNLTRSLAGRWPGAHVRGLDASVEMVAAAGERQQAPNLEFGQGDATTWMPEPGTDVVVSNAMLQWIPGHRELIGRWLGALAPGAWFAAQVPGNFGSASHTIMRTLADSPRWAPLLAGVLPHGDAVGGPAEYLGLLLDAGFESDVWETTYSQVLAGPDPVLDWVRGTALRPVLERLGPSAAAEFEAEYSRLAVEAYPPFPGPDGKQLTLFPFRRIFMVGRKK